Part of the Osmerus eperlanus chromosome 22, fOsmEpe2.1, whole genome shotgun sequence genome, ATACAATTACATAGGAACGCCTGTTCGCATAGACATGGAGTATAGAGTCGCCCTCTCCAGGCCTGCATCCGATACAGCCTGTATTAAtaaatgatgtaggcctattgaCGTGTGTGGATGCATGTTTTATTAAATCAACTAAAGGAATGTCAAAATACCTGGTTTGCTTGATAATTAATACCACTAGAATTTCCACTAAATGACCAGATGGTTCAAATGGGTCCACTGTGCTCCAGATGGGTGGGGCTGTGGTACTGACTCTGTTCCATGGAACTCGCAGGGCCATGAATATTGGAGGTATCACCTTCCCCCTGGAACAGCAGTCAAAAGATGAGGAGTCAGTGGTGTACCATGGACAATATGACACAGAGGGTGTGCCTCACACCAAAAGTGGAGATAGGCAACCTGTTCAAGTCAGCATAGAGGTAAGTGAAAACAATTACCCCTCTTTCATTTTTATGCATACATTTGTTAAGAAAAACAATCAAAGGAAGGGCAAAACTGTCATACCTCTTTGTTTTTTAAACCTTTTCAGCAAAAGATTTGGACACACTTACTCATTAAATGGTCACAGACGAGAACATTTTTCATGTTTGCAGGTGCCTTTGGAAAATATTCAACCCCTTCACATTTTTCCACATTTTATTGTGTTATAGCAGGGATCTCCAGCTCCGGTCCTGGAGAGTTACCATCCTGTAGGTTTTCACTTCAACTGCAAATAATGTAGCCTCATTCAGTTCATCATCCAGATAATTAGTCGAATCAGGTGTGCTAAATTGAGGTTGTGAAAACAGTGAAAACAGTCTGGatggtagctctccaggaacagggttggagacccctgTGTTATAGACTTGAAAGAAAGTTATTACATTTCCCTTTTGAATCAGTCTACACATAAAACCTCACAATACTAATGTCAAAACACTTAAACATGTCTATTCAGACCCTCTGCTATGATGCTCTAAATAGAGTTTAGATTGATTTAGAGAAGGCACACACCAGCGAATTTGATGTACCATAGTTCCCAGTCCATGTTGTAGACATGATAAAGATACAATTGTCTTAATGCATAGATCTGGTTCAGATAAAATGCAAGTATTCATAATTGTCAGGAACATAATGGACTACATGTGAACTTGAAGGAAGAGTTTTGGTCAGTTTTGTGAGGTGACAAAGAATTGAATCGCCATTCTAAGCTTCAGAGTTTGTCTGCAGAGATGGGAAAACATGCCAGAAACTTGTATCTTTTCTGCAACTCAGTCAATCAGGCCTCATGGTAGATGAACGCAACTCTTGAATTGACGGTTTGATTTgaaattaaatacattttctttgtccaTGTTATTTCCTTTACAGTTTCCTAAGGCAGGCCAGTTTGAAACAGTATGGCAGGTGAAGTATTATAACTACTACAAGAGAGAGCATTGCCAGTTCGGAAACAAATTCAGCGACATTGAGTACGAGTGCAAGCCCAACGAGACCCGCAGTCTTATGTGGATCAACAAAGAGGTCTTCAACTGACGACCCGCCATATCAACTCATCCTTCTCACTCCCAGTCACAGAAACCAAGAAAAGGAGATGAGTTGCACTATGACTATTCCTGAACATCTGCTTAAAAAGGAAAGCCTTACCGTAGGCATGTTTGAGAACAAGCACTATAATTGTACAATtaactgaggggagggaggcagctgTCAGTGATTCTGGTCTTGGAGGTTATTGGTTAGATTTGTGCATTAGCAGGGAAATAAGAGCAATAGTCTTTCAGGAACTGAAACACAGTAGGACATCAGGTGAAGGGGACTGTCTTCATGGTCCAGCAACACCAGCCAGAGCTTTGGCCCTccaggaccaggattgaagacACTTGTGGATGacatattaaaaaaataaactatCTAACCCGTTTTATTACTcgtgaggtgtgtgttgtgtgtgtgaatggtagTAGTATGCTTTCCCTCTGTGTTCATTTTGTTTGCGTTAGTGTTGTTTAGGCCATTGAACATGTCTCCTTCCGAATAGCACAATTGTGATCCAGTTAATCAAAAAGCAATGGGGCTTTAAGTTTGATTCCCTACGTTCTACAGTGGAGACATTCATTTTCCTGGATCCAAGTGCTTCTGCTCTTGTTACGTTGTGCTTTGCTTTGGTCAAGTCTCACCACAAGGTGCATGGCTGAACAATTTTATGCCAaaatgttttggtttgttttaatGGAAACCGTGGTATCAGATTGCCTAGATATTCTGTTTCTTACATATtgaatggaaaagtgtaaaatagAAAAACAAATAAAGCGATATACCCGTACTTGAAAACAGTATGGTGCAATAAATGTGGCAATCGTTTCCAAGTTGTGTGTTCTATACTGATAAGATAAGTACCTGGTTAGTTTGTATGTAGACACATGCAGTTATGCAAGTGGTCTTTGGAAAGTGTAAACTCCTCAAGAACTGGCTTCATGGAGTAagtgtttttaaatgtttgtcAGAAAAAATATTATACAGTCAGCAGACAGAGAACAGACCATAAAGGTGTGGCGTGCGTTGTGTTTTCTCGCCATTGTTACTCACATCGCCACTAACAATTCGCAACTAAAGAGGATGTCGTAGTGCATTCTTATGCATCGCTTGATACAAAGTAGATGATTACATCTATAAATTGCAGTTTGCATTGTTTttacaagagagggagagagagagagaagagagaggaggagtacccggatgtactgtacattttgcacctccccctactcccctttcaacctctctcgctctccacaccaacacaacctcctctgcctcttccccctctctgcgGATCCACAGTAGCTACTGCAGTGAATCCGTCATCCGTCGACTGGAGAAACCGCGAAAGAGAGTAAACCGGCTCTGTTCTACAATCAGAAAATCATACCCTTAATTGATTGTGCAACATTGCCCTGCATTTTTACTGTCTTTACACTTTGAACAAAGACTCAGATCGTCAGAATGGTAAGAAAACCTGTTCATAATAGTATTCTAGCGCTAACCAAATGTGTACACAATCTCGTACCGTACGCATGCATAGCACCCAAGGCGATCAGGCAGCTCGCTTGCTCTTACGTTCCACCGTTTAGACCAAATGAGAACTGTCTTGTTATATTTTTGTGGTCGGTATGCAAATGTTGTGTCATTGTTCAAACAGTGTCATTGTTCTGCTTTAGTAAATTCTTCTAATCTTTTAACACTGATACTGTTCAGAATTATGTTATCTAATTTACATGGCAGAAACCAACcaactagctagccagctaagcACAGTGATAATGGCGCGAGCTTGTGGGGGAAAAGTGAAACATTGTATCGTTTCCGAAGCCGCTAGATACAATATAGCAATATTGATAGATCGTCACCTCTTTGTGTAATCACAAATTACACTATTTTTTCAATTTAGACCAATATTTTGCTTTTGAAACGCAGGTCCAACACGGCTAAGCTAATGCTGGTTACAAAATACAGTATGGACACATTTTCCTGGTTGTTCCTCTGTACTAGAGATCTGAAATGAGTGCGCGAAGATAACAAGTGTTACCGTGTAACACTGTGATAATTGTTCTGTCCAACATATTGTATTATGGGTCTAGATTCCATGAATTCATTAAACAGTACCTAcattttgatgtgtgtgtatgttaactATGACTGCATTGATTTAAAGCAGTACTGAACATACGGTTTCTGTTATGTTACTGTACATTGAAATAATCCGATTTAAGATTGATTCAGAATGCTCTCCAGTTTCAGCTTCAGTATGTATGCATGGTAAATAGAATGTACATTGAGATACCTTCATCTCTTAGGTGTTCTAATTTGTCACACAAGTTTGTGGCATCATTACAGCTAGTGGCCATTTTGGAAATACTATAAAATTATGGATGGAGGTTTGTCGGCCACATTATGTGGATGCATTTGAATGCCTCATAATATTGAAATGCTTCATTTAAGTCATTGCATGCAATGACCAACGTATCTGTCTGTCAAAGCTAGCAAGTATTTAATGTGCATTTTCAGAAGTGCCCAATATCAATTGGTGTATTTGGCTGGTCACCAATATTGAGGGAGATAACTTTGAAATGACAATGAAAATATGATAAGTGAAGAATTTTTACGTTACTTTTCTTTTATTaataaccccccacccccccggaaACCATTTAACAACACATGACAGGTCATGCTGTCATATTTCTCACCagtaatatatatacagtaaatGTTTTGGCATGACATTTGACTATAGGTCTCACAGCATGCGTCAGATGACTTGTTGTCCTCTAATGCAGATGTTTcagataataataattaaaaaataatttcaatAATAAATTCACCCCACTTTCACCCCATACTACAAAACACAGTTGTATTTGTAGGACCAGAGGAGAAGCATGATCAGTAGAGTAAAATCATAAAACGAAAGACAAGTATTTGAAGTCTTTGTCAAGAAAAATGCATGTGAATTTGCATTACTGTTTAAGATCAGTTGTAGTACACGTGTGCACGGTTAAGAGAAAAACCTAGCCTTGTACTCAAGCCATTTTAAATGGTATGACTCTTTCAAAACTAGCCTTACTTGCACTCCTGTTGTTTGGTTACTATAAAGATGCGACCTTACACCAAGTAGATGCTGTAATCCTAAACCCTCAATCCACTTTAACTTAATGCTCTATCTTGTGTGGCCTGAAGTCAAAGAGGCACACAGCTCTCTTGCAGCATCAACGCTACAGGACTGCAAATTTGAAAACACTAAGGGATATGGACACCTGTTTCTTTTGTTGCAGTGCCATTTTTTCTTCTATCCACTGATGATGTACTTAAGAAATTGATGGTAAACCACAGTACACtcaccaaacacaacacattgGTCATCGGGAATGGCAAAAGTCACATGTGCTGCAAGGATATTGAGGCCTAATCCCTTGAAATCCTATAGTCATCCCTGCCCTTGAAAGAAACTCACTGCGATACGGTCTTttactgtttttgtttttaattttacTATTTGCATTGCCTCAAATGTTGGATAAGTCTCTTTTCCTTCCgcttactgttattgtttcCAAAAGGAAGACAGACATGCTATGAGACTGGATTGGTGGCCATGCATTTGTCTGTGAATGATCACTGGGGATGTGACAGGTTGTCTGTTTGGCAGCAAGTATGAACAGGTCCCCTTACTTAAGCTGTTTTCCATTTATTATGTTAGAAAGGAATGTCCTGTCTGTATGGGTTTGTCTTGATTATTGCTGACGTTGCTTACGCATACTGAATGGTGCAGTTTGATTTGAAAGCTCGAAAATATTGAATTGCAGATGACATAATGGTTAACCACCTATGCTCACTCAAACACTTGCTGCGTTTAAAAAGGATTTCAAACTTGAGGTCTCTTTCAAAGCACCAGTACAATTACATCACCGGATCTTCAAAAGTAGACGTATTCACCCCACTCTACCACAGAAGTACAAATCAGGCCTAAAGAATAATATAACCTAAAGCTATCAACAGAATTCTTTAATGGCGTCCCAGAGAGAACCCCCTCAAGCCTTCTGTAGAGAGATAGATTTACATCGATTCATTGATGAGTTATTTAGAGAACCACGGTCAAACCTATTTGTGTTAATGGCCTTTTTGAGTTAATGGCTGGTTAAGGTCTCAGACTTTATCTAATGAGTAGAgctacagcctccctccctcagcctttTTCAATTTCTGTGTGTCCCACAGAGATGCGGCAATGCAAAGGCAGTGGATTGCCCTAATTTCCAGGGCTGGCAGAATCCAGTTCATTCTGTTGTTCTCATGCATAATGGAGAACGCCACTTCTTAGGGATAAACAGAAGCA contains:
- the cnrip1a gene encoding CB1 cannabinoid receptor-interacting protein 1a — encoded protein: MDDVPPIINISISLKIQPNDGPVFFKVDGTRFGQSRTIKLLTGSKYKIEVVMKPGKAEATAMNIGGITFPLEQQSKDEESVVYHGQYDTEGVPHTKSGDRQPVQVSIEFPKAGQFETVWQVKYYNYYKREHCQFGNKFSDIEYECKPNETRSLMWINKEVFN